Proteins encoded together in one Ptiloglossa arizonensis isolate GNS036 chromosome 9, iyPtiAriz1_principal, whole genome shotgun sequence window:
- the LOC143151138 gene encoding sentrin-specific protease 8, whose product MAGNNSNEIVLSYYDCLLRTSDVKLLQGSHWLNDVIIGFYFEYLDVKFNKNEEKELYFISPELTQLLKMTEPSQYGILLDPLNVSKSKCIFFPLNNCDSRDAAGGSHWSLLVYSKQDKTCYHFDSSKGYNNSIASKFSKDLMSFILNNDPSKKFIELDCPQQDNGYDCGVYVLCLTDIVTENVIKTGKIDECDYRQAKQLVRIKRTQLLHLINDLKQKSGASQ is encoded by the coding sequence ATGGCGGGAAATAATTCCAATGAAATTGTTTTAAGTTACTATGACTGTTTACTTAGAACAAGTGATGTAAAATTACTTCAAGGATCGCATTGGTTAAATGATGTTATAATAGGATTCTATTTTGAATACCTGGatgtaaaatttaacaaaaacgaagagaaagaattatattttattagtcCTGAATTAACACAACTGCTCAAGATGACAGAACCATCTCAATATGGTATACTTCTAGATCCTCTTAATGTGTCAAAATCCAAGtgcatattttttcctttgAACAATTGTGATAGTAGAGATGCAGCAGGAGGATCCCATTGGAGTTTATTAGTATATTCTAAACAAGATAAAACATGTTATCATTTTGATTCATCTAAAGGTTATAATAATAGTATTGCttctaaattttcaaaagaTTTAATGAGTTTCATACTCAATAATGATCCAAGTAAGAAATTCATCGAACTAGACTGTCCACAACAGGACAATGGATATGATTGTGGAGTTTATGTTTTGTGTCTCACAGATATAGTTACagaaaatgttataaaaacTGGAAAAATTGATGAATGTGACTATAGACAGGCTAAACAGTTAGTGCGGATAAAACGTACACaattattgcatttgataaatgatttaaaacaaaaatcagGTGCTAGTCAGTGA
- the LOC143151235 gene encoding uncharacterized protein LOC143151235 isoform X2 produces the protein MIDGPGGTLTPISLSINRFYQTLPLRFDYLYFNLCSKHTATVLFINTWRNQRNFSHPSGTEL, from the exons ATGATAGATGGTCCTGGTGGCACGCTAACACCTATCAGTTTATCGATAAATCGCTTTTACCAAACGTTACCGTTACGCTTTGATTATTTATACTTTAATTTATGCTCTAAACACACTGCCACCGTACTATTTATTAACACTTGGCGCAATCAGCGTAACTTTTCTCATCCTAGCGGAACAG aaTTATAG
- the LOC143151235 gene encoding uncharacterized protein LOC143151235 isoform X1 produces the protein MIDGPGGTLTPISLSINRFYQTLPLRFDYLYFNLCSKHTATVLFINTWRNQRNFSHPSGTVIQTYNWPLSSKVIIVARRSNYFRSTKQKCVRDTYTNTNDNTYYFLRMVSVQ, from the exons ATGATAGATGGTCCTGGTGGCACGCTAACACCTATCAGTTTATCGATAAATCGCTTTTACCAAACGTTACCGTTACGCTTTGATTATTTATACTTTAATTTATGCTCTAAACACACTGCCACCGTACTATTTATTAACACTTGGCGCAATCAGCGTAACTTTTCTCATCCTAGCGGAACAG TTATCCAGACATATAATTGGCCATTATCTTCGAAAGTTATTATCGTTGCGCGTCGCTCTAATTATTTTCGCAGTACTAAACAGAAATGTGTGCGTGATACATACACGAATACCAATGATAACACTTACTATTTTTTACGCATGGTTAGTGTTCAATAA